Proteins encoded together in one Aerosakkonema funiforme FACHB-1375 window:
- a CDS encoding glycosyltransferase family 4 protein, whose amino-acid sequence MPDRYPMEKPSYASGKGSPASRLPVILGIESTKKQERSIKNMKILLLSVHPPHGGGSAHSSQELACGLRNIGHEVLQIAPYKVPNNLAQYPGLIWIQADFPNDLSITSQALSDIDREVQIAYQIHGPFDFVILGRESFLWHLPAIRRVHHDKPVILICRGAYINRLASSDPIDPQLRRQLLNLYQGCDKIVCIARHLAESIERVVGVTNTVFLPNPINLPPFNPSTNLPPFHPTSNYQQIAKEPIRLLMAAQLKARKRPLDAVEIVRNLSLAGVNVHLTVCGDGPDRAEMLHRIKSYGLEERIVLKGSVSRQQVLDCMNNAETVLLCSDNEGRPRVLQEAIAAGKGIVAYDNPGSREVVNEWLESWPLGRLVPIGDIFAAGEAILDLARYFRSQPEPLPPPQLPNPIEVLYDYESMLKNLKLPALEAVF is encoded by the coding sequence ATGCCCGATCGCTACCCTATGGAAAAGCCAAGTTACGCTTCCGGCAAGGGTTCCCCGGCATCCCGTCTGCCAGTAATACTGGGTATCGAATCTACAAAAAAACAAGAAAGAAGTATCAAAAATATGAAAATTCTGTTACTAAGTGTCCACCCACCGCACGGAGGCGGGTCAGCTCACTCCAGTCAGGAACTTGCCTGCGGATTACGCAACATCGGGCATGAAGTTTTGCAGATCGCCCCCTACAAAGTGCCAAATAATTTGGCGCAATATCCTGGATTAATCTGGATTCAGGCTGACTTTCCTAACGACTTGAGTATTACGAGTCAAGCATTATCAGATATCGATCGCGAAGTTCAAATAGCCTATCAAATTCATGGCCCTTTCGATTTTGTCATTCTCGGTCGCGAATCGTTTTTGTGGCATCTTCCCGCTATCCGTCGCGTTCATCACGACAAACCTGTCATATTGATTTGTCGGGGAGCTTATATCAACCGCCTCGCTTCTAGCGATCCCATCGATCCTCAACTCAGACGGCAACTGCTCAACCTTTACCAAGGCTGCGATAAAATTGTTTGTATAGCTCGCCATCTTGCCGAATCGATCGAACGTGTAGTTGGTGTCACCAATACCGTTTTCTTGCCCAACCCAATTAATCTTCCTCCCTTCAATCCCAGCACCAATCTTCCTCCTTTTCACCCCACTTCCAACTATCAGCAAATTGCAAAAGAACCGATTCGTTTGCTGATGGCGGCTCAACTCAAAGCCAGGAAAAGGCCGTTGGATGCAGTGGAAATTGTGCGAAATCTCTCACTTGCCGGAGTCAATGTCCATCTTACGGTGTGCGGAGATGGCCCCGATCGTGCGGAGATGTTGCATCGCATCAAAAGTTACGGTTTAGAAGAACGAATTGTGCTAAAAGGTAGCGTATCTCGGCAACAGGTACTCGATTGTATGAATAATGCAGAAACCGTTCTGCTTTGCTCCGATAATGAGGGACGACCTCGCGTCCTGCAAGAAGCGATCGCCGCAGGCAAAGGTATAGTAGCCTACGATAACCCAGGTTCGCGAGAGGTAGTCAATGAATGGTTAGAGAGTTGGCCTTTGGGTCGTCTTGTTCCTATTGGAGATATTTTTGCGGCTGGGGAGGCAATTTTAGATTTAGCCCGCTATTTTCGTTCCCAGCCAGAACCGTTACCTCCGCCACAATTGCCCAATCCAATTGAGGTACTTTACGACTACGAATCTATGCTTAAAAACCTGAAATTACCAGCACTAGAAGCTGTATTTTGA
- a CDS encoding mechanosensitive ion channel family protein produces the protein MVPILSFATALPGFLPSLPNNFAFFLIVLIGGGIVAFVLYILLFYVLRALFRQMENDAALVSLSVSRGPVLVIFILLSLKIAFEQLSGEGILGWLEKTIDGFLILCVTHWISQLFTQVVVYYLKAYARKTEAVWDDVLIPILDRTIPVLAYLLGFSLFLQTLGVDLTGIGLAVGSITVVIGLAVKDILANFFSGLVLLVDTPFQFGDVISANGSLAVIKNIGIRVTKLYMIDTHCEVYVPNSSLGNQDIINLSRPTPHYAYSIKIGVRVDADPVAATKILKEIVLGHPDTLGTLEEKLQFLDKFYVWDEAQPGKLSKKEAGRIRVLAEIDVNKQLQKIEEEVEDLVNKIKSLERGGLDLDELKVVLKEYLDVVNLVGLRVVTERKGKRVRSRLEEQQEPALKTSLIGLIRTWYEAWLKDPDLVAEDRLILPEEWEQKIEVLKTKMNKLYQKMANPGGDETRLDDYAVKFVEWLRENFKESKNAWKEPKVRLDNITGGGMEFTVKYYVDNIKLEHWERGYRVNNEVRREMIRRLRQAYIYNS, from the coding sequence ATGGTTCCTATTTTAAGCTTTGCAACCGCGCTCCCGGGATTTTTACCATCTCTACCAAATAACTTTGCCTTTTTCCTCATCGTATTGATCGGGGGGGGAATTGTAGCTTTTGTACTGTACATATTGCTCTTTTACGTGCTGCGAGCGTTGTTTCGCCAAATGGAAAACGATGCAGCCCTCGTCAGCTTGAGTGTTTCTCGCGGTCCAGTTCTAGTCATTTTCATACTGCTCAGCTTAAAAATTGCATTTGAGCAATTGAGCGGCGAAGGAATTCTGGGTTGGCTGGAAAAAACAATCGACGGATTCCTGATCCTGTGCGTTACTCACTGGATTTCTCAGTTATTTACTCAAGTTGTCGTCTATTACTTGAAAGCCTATGCCCGCAAAACTGAGGCGGTCTGGGACGACGTATTAATACCTATCCTCGATCGCACTATCCCCGTCCTAGCTTACCTGCTCGGTTTCTCCCTTTTCTTGCAAACATTAGGGGTTGACCTCACAGGAATCGGCTTAGCGGTAGGCAGTATTACCGTTGTAATTGGTTTAGCGGTCAAAGATATTTTAGCAAACTTCTTCAGCGGGTTAGTTTTGTTAGTCGATACGCCCTTTCAATTTGGCGATGTCATCTCCGCGAACGGGTCACTAGCAGTCATCAAAAATATCGGCATCCGCGTCACCAAACTCTACATGATCGATACCCACTGCGAAGTGTATGTGCCAAATTCGTCTTTGGGAAATCAAGACATCATTAACCTCAGTCGTCCTACTCCTCACTACGCTTATTCAATCAAAATCGGAGTCCGAGTAGATGCCGACCCGGTTGCCGCCACAAAAATCTTGAAAGAAATTGTGCTCGGACATCCAGATACATTGGGTACTCTTGAGGAGAAGCTGCAATTTTTAGACAAATTTTATGTTTGGGATGAAGCACAGCCAGGTAAGCTTTCCAAAAAGGAAGCCGGACGCATCCGCGTGTTGGCAGAAATTGATGTGAACAAACAACTGCAAAAAATTGAAGAAGAAGTAGAGGATTTGGTTAACAAAATCAAAAGTCTTGAAAGAGGCGGATTGGATCTGGACGAGCTCAAAGTAGTTCTGAAAGAATACTTAGATGTGGTGAACTTGGTTGGCTTACGAGTAGTAACAGAACGCAAAGGCAAGCGGGTGCGCTCTCGACTAGAGGAACAACAAGAACCTGCTCTGAAAACATCGCTGATCGGATTGATTAGAACCTGGTACGAAGCCTGGTTAAAAGACCCAGACTTGGTAGCGGAAGATCGCTTGATTTTACCAGAGGAATGGGAACAAAAAATTGAAGTTCTGAAGACCAAAATGAACAAACTTTATCAAAAAATGGCCAACCCCGGCGGAGATGAAACCAGGTTGGATGATTACGCAGTAAAGTTTGTAGAGTGGTTGCGAGAGAACTTCAAAGAGTCCAAAAATGCTTGGAAAGAGCCGAAGGTTCGACTGGATAACATCACTGGTGGCGGTATGGAATTTACCGTAAAATACTACGTTGACAATATCAAGTTAGAACATTGGGAGCGAGGCTACCGCGTCAACAACGAAGTGCGAAGAGAAATGATCAGGCGCTTGAGACAAGCTTACATTTACAACTCATAA
- a CDS encoding mechanosensitive ion channel domain-containing protein, with protein MDWLTQEILTQLFNLFTASLFKLGDYSVSISSIFVLVISLLIAIFTSKALSNFLKERLLVRMGIDEGNREAIAVIVRYATAALGILIVLQSIGFNLASLAVLAGGLGVGLGFGVQDLTTNFVSGLTLLVDRPIKVGDYIELENITGTVKKISIRSTIINTNDDSSVIVPNSSMIGNKIVNWSYDSSYCCLRIPVVVADDNDPLLVTESLLSAAYMESAILYNPNPRVLFVGFTGQGFKFELLAWLDKPNKIELIKSSLNFAIEYNFRENGIKFPTDDRNLWFQNPEVFAPLLQKQSSTKIDPKKETDITASGDSALQIAPIPAKQLPLHDLLRQIVYFQNLNDLELRQFIEAGYRQRLVPSQILFRENDPGDAFFIILEGTVEVFVEKINKHLVNLTVGQFFGELALMLGIPRTATVRAIEETILFAINKAGFQQLLQEHPELFEEIVKALGNHQEELTARQKQLREMGLVDTAEDDQNPVAWVRKRLQNLFNL; from the coding sequence ATGGACTGGCTAACGCAAGAAATCTTAACCCAATTATTTAACCTGTTCACAGCTAGTTTGTTTAAACTGGGAGATTATTCTGTATCGATTAGTTCAATATTTGTACTGGTAATATCGCTATTAATAGCTATTTTTACTTCTAAGGCTCTTAGTAATTTCCTGAAAGAGCGGCTGCTGGTCAGAATGGGAATTGACGAGGGAAACCGGGAAGCGATCGCCGTAATCGTTCGTTACGCAACAGCAGCTTTAGGCATCCTGATCGTATTACAAAGCATTGGTTTTAACCTGGCTTCTCTAGCCGTATTAGCCGGAGGTTTAGGAGTGGGGCTGGGCTTCGGCGTCCAAGATTTAACCACCAACTTTGTCAGCGGTTTGACATTATTGGTCGATCGACCGATCAAGGTGGGAGACTATATTGAACTAGAAAATATCACGGGAACAGTCAAGAAAATATCTATTCGTTCAACTATCATCAATACCAATGATGATAGCTCGGTGATTGTTCCCAACAGCAGCATGATTGGCAACAAAATTGTTAACTGGAGCTACGATAGCTCCTACTGCTGTCTCCGGATACCCGTAGTAGTAGCCGATGATAACGATCCCCTGCTAGTGACTGAATCACTTTTAAGCGCTGCTTATATGGAATCGGCAATTTTATACAACCCCAATCCCAGAGTGCTGTTTGTAGGTTTTACCGGACAGGGCTTTAAATTTGAACTTTTAGCTTGGCTTGACAAACCCAATAAAATAGAATTAATTAAAAGTTCTTTGAATTTTGCCATTGAATACAATTTCCGTGAAAATGGCATTAAATTTCCCACGGACGACAGAAATTTGTGGTTCCAAAATCCAGAGGTTTTCGCACCCTTGTTGCAGAAACAAAGCTCAACGAAAATCGACCCAAAAAAAGAAACGGATATTACTGCAAGTGGCGATTCAGCTTTACAGATAGCGCCTATTCCAGCCAAGCAATTGCCTCTCCACGATTTATTGCGCCAAATAGTATATTTTCAAAATCTTAACGACTTAGAACTGCGGCAATTCATTGAAGCTGGTTATCGGCAACGCTTGGTGCCATCCCAAATTTTATTTCGCGAAAACGACCCAGGAGATGCGTTTTTTATCATTTTGGAAGGAACTGTAGAAGTTTTTGTGGAAAAAATTAACAAACACCTTGTCAACCTGACTGTGGGTCAATTCTTTGGAGAGCTGGCTTTGATGCTTGGAATTCCGCGCACTGCGACTGTAAGGGCCATAGAAGAAACCATTTTATTCGCTATAAACAAAGCTGGTTTCCAACAACTTTTACAAGAACATCCTGAGTTATTCGAGGAGATCGTTAAAGCATTAGGGAACCATCAAGAAGAACTAACGGCTAGACAAAAACAGCTACGAGAAATGGGTTTGGTCGATACAGCAGAAGACGACCAAAACCCTGTGGCTTGGGTGAGAAAGCGGCTGCAAAATCTTTTCAATCTTTAA